Proteins encoded within one genomic window of Paracoccus sp. MA:
- a CDS encoding ABC transporter ATP-binding protein, which translates to MTQLLSVRDLKVHFPTAKGGTVHAVDGVSFDIQRGQTLGIVGESGSGKTTTALAVMRLAPITGGEIDLDGTPISRIEGEELRRARPRFQMVFQDPFSSLNPRERVGRIIRQPMDLLGLGEPSGRDARVEELLAQVGLRPELKSLYPHQFSGGQRQRIGLARALATKPDLIVFDEPVSALDVAVQAQVLNLIRRLQRETGLTYLFISHDLGVVRHICDEIAVMYLGQIVEKAPAAQIFAAPRHPYTQALIAAAPSLAPEHRRRGGGARLQGDPPSPVNLPKGCRFASRCPIAVEDCRQRMPALREVAAGQAVACHLA; encoded by the coding sequence ATGACCCAGCTTCTTTCCGTCCGCGACCTCAAGGTGCATTTCCCCACCGCGAAGGGCGGCACCGTCCATGCGGTGGACGGGGTTAGCTTCGACATCCAACGCGGCCAGACGCTGGGCATCGTCGGCGAATCCGGCTCGGGCAAGACCACCACGGCGCTGGCGGTGATGCGCCTTGCCCCGATCACCGGCGGCGAGATCGACCTGGACGGCACGCCCATCAGCCGCATCGAAGGCGAGGAGCTGCGCCGCGCCCGGCCGCGCTTCCAGATGGTGTTCCAGGACCCGTTCTCGTCGCTCAATCCGCGCGAGCGGGTCGGGCGGATCATCCGCCAGCCCATGGACCTGCTGGGCCTGGGCGAGCCCTCCGGCCGCGACGCGCGGGTCGAGGAGCTGCTGGCCCAGGTCGGCTTGCGCCCCGAGCTGAAGTCGCTTTACCCGCACCAGTTTTCCGGCGGGCAGCGGCAGCGGATCGGCTTGGCGCGGGCCTTGGCGACCAAGCCCGACCTGATCGTCTTCGACGAGCCGGTCTCGGCGCTGGACGTGGCGGTGCAGGCGCAAGTCCTGAACCTGATCCGCCGCCTGCAGCGCGAGACCGGGCTGACCTATCTGTTCATCAGCCACGACCTGGGCGTCGTGCGCCATATCTGCGACGAGATCGCGGTGATGTATCTGGGCCAGATCGTGGAAAAGGCGCCGGCGGCGCAGATCTTCGCCGCGCCGCGCCATCCCTATACCCAGGCGCTGATCGCCGCCGCGCCCTCGCTCGCGCCCGAGCATCGGCGGCGGGGCGGCGGCGCGCGGCTGCAGGGCGACCCGCCCAGCCCGGTCAACCTGCCGAAAGGCTGCCGCTTCGCCTCGCGCTGCCCGATCGCGGTCGAGGATTGCCGGCAGCGGATGCCGGCCCTGCGCGAAGTCGCCGCCGGGCAGGCGGTCGCCTGCCATCTGGCCTGA
- a CDS encoding ABC transporter permease, which translates to MTAPARTTVPAARGPMAEAWDIFRRSPSAMLGLALLGLVILMTFAGPFLYQVDPFEIVWAPLTPPGEEATIPLGTDNLGRDILAGLIEGGSATLAVGFAAALITMLIGVLIGAYAGFYGGLVDDMLMRVTEFFQVLPPLLFAMVVVTLFQPTLVNVALAIGIVSWPQTARLTRSEFRRIRTLEYVSAMRAIGAGNGNIIWRVILPNALPPLIVSATLTIGMAILFEAGLSFLGLSDPNVMSWGLMIGSGREYLLDAWWVVTLPGAMIFLTVLGVSLVGDGLNDAFNPRMRER; encoded by the coding sequence ATGACCGCGCCCGCCAGAACCACGGTTCCAGCCGCCCGCGGTCCCATGGCCGAAGCCTGGGACATCTTTCGCCGCAGCCCCTCGGCCATGCTGGGCCTGGCGCTGTTGGGGCTGGTCATCCTGATGACCTTTGCCGGCCCCTTCCTCTATCAGGTCGACCCATTCGAGATCGTCTGGGCACCGCTGACGCCGCCGGGCGAAGAGGCCACCATCCCCCTGGGCACCGACAATCTCGGCCGCGACATCCTGGCCGGGCTGATCGAGGGCGGCAGCGCCACCCTGGCCGTGGGCTTTGCCGCGGCACTGATCACCATGCTGATCGGCGTGCTGATCGGCGCCTATGCCGGCTTCTACGGCGGCCTCGTCGACGACATGCTGATGCGCGTCACCGAGTTTTTCCAGGTCCTGCCGCCGCTGCTGTTCGCCATGGTGGTCGTCACGCTGTTCCAGCCGACGCTGGTGAACGTGGCGCTGGCCATCGGCATCGTCAGCTGGCCGCAGACCGCGCGGCTGACCCGATCCGAGTTCCGCCGCATCCGCACGCTGGAATATGTCAGCGCCATGCGCGCCATCGGCGCGGGCAACGGCAACATCATCTGGCGCGTGATCCTGCCCAACGCCCTGCCGCCGCTGATCGTCTCGGCCACGCTGACCATCGGCATGGCGATCCTGTTCGAGGCCGGGCTCAGCTTCCTCGGCCTCTCGGACCCGAACGTCATGTCCTGGGGGCTGATGATCGGCTCGGGCCGGGAATACCTGCTGGACGCCTGGTGGGTGGTGACGCTGCCCGGGGCGATGATCTTCCTGACCGTGCTGGGCGTCAGCCTGGTCGGCGACGGGCTGAACGACGCCTTCAACCCCCGGATGAGGGAGCGCTGA
- a CDS encoding ABC transporter ATP-binding protein: MTEPVLDIRNLKVDFATRRGVAHVLDDVSFSVAPGELLAIVGESGCGKSMTALSVLGLIPSPPGKVVGGSILFQGRDLTKLRQSEMRKIRGGDIAMIFQEPMTSLNPVFTCGEQIAEAVRLHQKVSPKAAFARAVDMLRAVGIPEPELRARAYPHQLSGGMRQRVMIAMALSCEPKLLIADEPTTALDVTVQAQIFGLLDELRQKTGTAIVLITHDMGAVAEMADKVAVMYAGRVIERGPADAVLDDPGHPYTRGLLASIPRVDADPDADLPEIPGIVPALTDLGRGCAFAPRCPLAVDACHAAQPRHIAMTGDHSAACIQLESREVPA; this comes from the coding sequence ATGACCGAACCCGTTCTGGACATCCGCAACCTCAAGGTCGATTTCGCCACAAGGCGCGGCGTGGCCCATGTGCTGGACGACGTGTCCTTCAGCGTCGCCCCGGGCGAGCTGCTGGCCATCGTCGGCGAATCCGGCTGCGGCAAGAGCATGACCGCGCTGTCGGTGCTGGGCCTGATCCCCTCGCCCCCCGGCAAGGTGGTCGGCGGCAGCATCCTGTTCCAGGGCCGCGACCTGACCAAGCTGCGCCAGTCCGAGATGCGCAAGATCCGCGGCGGCGACATTGCGATGATCTTCCAGGAGCCGATGACCTCGCTCAATCCGGTCTTCACCTGCGGCGAGCAGATCGCCGAGGCGGTGCGCCTGCACCAGAAGGTCAGCCCCAAGGCCGCCTTCGCCCGCGCCGTGGACATGCTGCGCGCCGTCGGCATCCCCGAGCCGGAACTGCGCGCGCGTGCCTATCCGCACCAGCTTTCCGGCGGCATGCGCCAGCGGGTGATGATCGCCATGGCGCTGTCCTGCGAGCCGAAGCTGCTGATCGCGGACGAGCCGACGACGGCGCTGGACGTGACCGTGCAGGCGCAGATATTCGGCCTGCTGGACGAGCTGCGGCAAAAGACCGGCACCGCCATCGTCCTGATCACCCATGACATGGGCGCGGTGGCGGAAATGGCCGACAAGGTCGCGGTCATGTATGCCGGCCGCGTCATCGAGCGCGGCCCGGCCGATGCGGTGCTGGACGATCCCGGCCATCCCTATACGCGCGGCCTGCTGGCCAGCATCCCGCGCGTCGATGCCGACCCGGATGCCGATCTGCCGGAAATCCCCGGCATCGTGCCGGCGCTGACCGACCTGGGCCGCGGCTGCGCCTTCGCGCCGCGCTGCCCGCTGGCCGTCGACGCCTGCCACGCCGCCCAGCCCCGCCATATCGCCATGACCGGCGACCATTCGGCCGCCTGCATCCAGCTTGAATCCCGCGAGGTCCCGGCATGA
- a CDS encoding ABC transporter substrate-binding protein, which translates to MTLPPAFSRRFLLAGAVALAAIATAPALSAQEAQQGGTLVVASVQKPRHLNAAVQSGIATGVPAAQIFATLLRYGEDFTPQPYLAESWEFSDDSKVLTLKLRGGATFHDGQPITAEDVIWSLGVVKENHPFSSMLEPVEAFEAPDPQTVVIRMKQPHPAILLVLSSALTPILPKHVFDDGQDIKSNPKNNLPVGSGPFKVTAFEPGQHIILERYDGFFLEGKPYLDRIVIRQYQDANSGVLALESGEAQMFPLLDSTRLIRRLQKSGGLTVTDQGYAGIGPVNWLAFNTKSPGLSDVRVRQAIAHAIDRNFITKALHSGLSKPAIEPVVQGSPFFTEEVEHYDFDLDKSKALLAEAGFGEGGKTLKLRIDYIPDNEEQQRAIAEYVKAALAKVGVEVAVRASPDFPTWAQRVASYDFDMTMDQVFNWGDPVIGVNRTYLCSNIREGIIWSNTQQYCNEGVDQLMNEAGVEPDLAKRKDLYAQAFKQITTDIPIHFINEVPYHTVYSQAVQNPPVSIWGAMGPMDEVWLKQ; encoded by the coding sequence ATGACCCTTCCCCCCGCCTTTTCGCGTCGTTTCCTGCTGGCCGGTGCCGTGGCGCTGGCCGCGATCGCCACCGCCCCCGCGCTTTCTGCGCAAGAGGCGCAGCAGGGCGGCACGCTGGTCGTGGCCTCGGTGCAGAAGCCGCGCCACCTGAACGCCGCCGTGCAATCGGGCATCGCCACCGGCGTGCCGGCGGCGCAGATCTTCGCCACGCTGCTGCGCTATGGCGAGGATTTCACCCCGCAGCCCTACCTGGCCGAAAGCTGGGAGTTCAGCGATGACAGCAAGGTGCTGACGCTGAAGCTGCGCGGCGGCGCCACCTTCCACGACGGCCAGCCGATCACCGCCGAGGACGTGATCTGGTCGCTGGGCGTGGTCAAGGAGAACCACCCGTTTTCCAGCATGCTGGAACCGGTCGAGGCCTTCGAGGCGCCCGATCCGCAGACCGTGGTGATCCGCATGAAGCAGCCGCATCCGGCGATCCTGCTGGTGCTGTCCTCGGCGCTGACGCCGATCCTGCCGAAGCATGTCTTCGACGACGGCCAGGACATCAAGTCGAACCCCAAGAACAATCTGCCCGTGGGCTCGGGCCCGTTCAAGGTGACTGCCTTCGAGCCGGGCCAGCACATCATCCTTGAACGCTATGACGGCTTCTTCCTGGAGGGGAAGCCCTATCTGGACCGCATCGTGATCCGGCAATACCAGGACGCCAACTCGGGCGTGCTGGCGCTGGAATCGGGCGAGGCACAGATGTTCCCGCTGCTCGACTCGACCCGGCTGATCCGGCGGCTGCAGAAGTCCGGCGGCCTGACCGTGACCGATCAGGGCTATGCCGGCATCGGCCCGGTGAACTGGCTGGCCTTCAACACCAAAAGCCCCGGACTGTCGGATGTGCGCGTGCGTCAGGCCATCGCCCATGCCATCGACCGCAATTTCATCACCAAGGCGCTGCATTCCGGCCTGTCGAAGCCCGCGATCGAGCCGGTCGTGCAGGGCAGCCCCTTCTTTACCGAGGAGGTCGAGCATTACGACTTCGACCTCGACAAGTCCAAGGCCCTGCTGGCCGAGGCGGGTTTCGGCGAGGGCGGCAAGACGCTGAAGCTGCGCATCGACTACATCCCCGACAACGAGGAACAGCAGCGCGCCATCGCCGAATATGTCAAGGCGGCGCTGGCCAAGGTCGGGGTCGAGGTCGCCGTGCGCGCCTCGCCCGATTTCCCGACCTGGGCGCAGCGCGTGGCCTCGTATGACTTCGACATGACCATGGATCAGGTGTTCAACTGGGGCGACCCGGTGATCGGCGTGAACCGGACCTATCTGTGCTCGAACATCCGCGAGGGGATCATCTGGTCCAACACCCAGCAATATTGCAACGAAGGCGTGGACCAGCTGATGAACGAAGCGGGGGTCGAGCCGGACCTGGCCAAGCGCAAAGACCTTTACGCCCAGGCGTTCAAGCAGATCACCACCGACATCCCGATCCATTTCATCAACGAAGTGCCCTATCACACGGTCTATTCGCAGGCCGTGCAGAACCCGCCCGTCTCGATCTGGGGCGCGATGGGGCCGATGGATGAGGTCTGGCTGAAGCAGTAA
- a CDS encoding AMP-binding protein, with translation MRLDPHHPPQGTVRDWLDIRAAVRGDTTSHIFPGDGGALTWRELRDEAARIAGHLAGLGLSCGDSVALMMPNGRNAVLGLFGALYGGFRATLINLVAGAEAVGYALSHSGARALLLDPGQRGLLDSALAAHPVEPMVIEAGDGFGWPAGCEPAPPHPHGAGHDALLMYTSGTTGRPKGVLHSHASLLAGGWTTALAHELCPEDRALCVLPVYHINGLCVTILAPLLSGGSVVVCERFSASQFWGLCERHGASWFSVVPTIISHLLHGEGAPSPEARARLRFGRSASAALAPEVQSGFERRFGIPIVETMGLTETAAQILSNPLPPGQRKIGSPGRAVGNQVAILSPDLRPLPPGAEGEIAVRGPNVMRGYLGDPVATAAALTADGWLRTGDLGRMDAEGYVFVTGRLKELIIKGGENIAPREIDEALYTHPDVIEAAAFARKCARYGERVEAAVTLRPGSALQPPELISICQQRLGAFKSPEVIHLLAELPKGPSGKIQRLKLAQLTQ, from the coding sequence ATGAGGCTGGACCCGCACCATCCGCCGCAAGGCACCGTCCGCGACTGGCTCGACATCCGCGCCGCCGTGCGGGGCGACACCACCAGCCACATCTTCCCCGGCGACGGCGGCGCGCTGACCTGGCGCGAGTTGCGGGACGAGGCCGCCCGCATCGCCGGGCACCTGGCCGGGCTGGGCCTGTCCTGCGGCGACAGCGTGGCGCTGATGATGCCCAACGGCCGCAATGCGGTGCTGGGCCTGTTCGGCGCGCTCTACGGCGGCTTTCGCGCCACGTTGATCAACCTGGTCGCCGGGGCCGAGGCCGTCGGCTATGCGCTGTCGCATTCCGGCGCCCGGGCGCTGCTGCTGGATCCGGGCCAGCGCGGGCTGCTCGACAGCGCGCTGGCCGCCCATCCCGTCGAGCCCATGGTCATCGAGGCCGGGGACGGCTTCGGCTGGCCCGCTGGCTGCGAACCGGCGCCGCCGCATCCGCATGGCGCGGGGCACGACGCGCTGCTGATGTATACCTCGGGCACCACCGGCCGGCCCAAGGGCGTGCTGCACAGCCATGCCAGCCTGCTGGCCGGCGGTTGGACCACCGCGCTGGCGCATGAGCTTTGCCCCGAGGACCGGGCGCTCTGCGTGCTGCCGGTCTATCACATCAACGGGCTTTGCGTGACCATCCTGGCGCCGCTGCTCTCGGGCGGCTCGGTGGTGGTCTGCGAGCGTTTCTCGGCCAGCCAGTTCTGGGGCCTTTGCGAGCGGCACGGGGCCAGCTGGTTCTCGGTCGTGCCGACGATCATCTCGCATCTGCTGCATGGCGAGGGCGCGCCGTCGCCCGAGGCCCGGGCGCGGCTGCGCTTCGGCCGCTCGGCCTCGGCGGCGCTGGCGCCCGAGGTGCAGTCGGGCTTCGAGCGCCGCTTCGGCATTCCCATCGTCGAGACCATGGGCCTGACCGAGACCGCGGCGCAGATCCTGTCGAACCCGCTGCCGCCGGGCCAGCGCAAGATCGGCTCGCCCGGCCGGGCGGTGGGCAACCAGGTGGCGATCCTGTCGCCCGACCTGCGTCCGCTGCCGCCGGGCGCCGAGGGCGAGATCGCAGTGCGCGGGCCCAATGTCATGCGCGGCTATCTGGGCGACCCGGTCGCGACCGCCGCCGCGCTGACCGCGGACGGCTGGCTGCGCACCGGCGACCTGGGCCGGATGGACGCGGAGGGTTACGTCTTCGTCACCGGCCGCCTGAAGGAGCTGATCATCAAGGGCGGCGAAAACATCGCCCCGCGCGAGATCGACGAGGCGCTTTACACCCATCCCGACGTGATCGAGGCCGCGGCCTTTGCCCGCAAATGCGCCCGCTATGGCGAGCGGGTCGAGGCGGCCGTCACCCTGCGCCCCGGCTCGGCGCTGCAGCCGCCCGAGCTGATCTCGATCTGCCAGCAGCGGCTGGGGGCGTTCAAGTCGCCCGAGGTGATCCACCTGCTGGCCGAGCTGCCCAAGGGCCCCTCGGGCAAGATCCAGCGCCTGAAGCTGGCGCAACTGACGCAATAG
- a CDS encoding ABC transporter permease codes for MFRPILRQLLYAAALILAVLVLNFLLIQLAPGDPAEVIAGEMGGASAEVMAAIRQQYGLDKPLPTQLALYLGRALQGDLGMSYFYNRPVVDLILSRLGPTLLLVATALGFALIVGTRLGMLASRNPRGIASAVVTVLSLVGYSAPVFWTGLMLVILFGATIPLFPIAGMIDVVKQGGPLVRALDIAHHLVLPALTLGLVYLAQYSRLTRASMLEVLGADYIRTARAKGVSERQVFGRHAFRNALLPVVTVAGMQFGAIISGAVLVETVFSWPGLGTLAFQSILARDYPTVLGILFFSTLIVIIANLLTDFVSRLLDPRLAGGR; via the coding sequence ATGTTTCGACCTATCCTGCGGCAGCTGCTTTATGCGGCCGCCCTGATCCTTGCTGTCCTTGTCCTGAACTTCCTGCTGATCCAGCTCGCCCCCGGCGACCCGGCCGAGGTCATCGCCGGCGAGATGGGCGGCGCCAGCGCCGAGGTCATGGCCGCGATCCGCCAGCAATACGGGCTCGACAAGCCGCTGCCGACGCAGCTGGCGCTGTATCTGGGCCGCGCGCTGCAGGGCGACCTGGGCATGTCCTATTTCTACAACCGCCCGGTGGTCGATCTGATCCTGTCGCGGCTGGGACCGACGCTGCTTCTGGTGGCGACCGCGCTGGGTTTCGCGCTGATCGTTGGCACGCGGCTCGGGATGCTCGCCTCGCGCAACCCGCGCGGCATCGCCTCGGCGGTGGTCACGGTGCTGTCGCTGGTCGGCTATTCGGCGCCGGTGTTCTGGACCGGGCTGATGCTGGTGATCCTGTTCGGCGCCACCATCCCGCTGTTTCCCATCGCCGGCATGATCGACGTGGTGAAACAGGGCGGCCCGCTGGTCCGGGCGCTGGACATCGCCCATCATCTTGTGCTGCCGGCGCTGACGCTTGGGCTGGTCTATCTGGCGCAATACAGCCGGCTGACCCGCGCCTCGATGCTGGAAGTGCTGGGCGCCGACTATATCCGCACCGCCCGCGCCAAGGGCGTCAGCGAGCGGCAGGTCTTCGGCCGCCACGCCTTCCGCAACGCGCTTCTGCCGGTCGTGACCGTCGCGGGCATGCAGTTCGGCGCCATCATCTCGGGCGCCGTGCTGGTCGAGACGGTGTTCAGCTGGCCGGGCCTGGGCACGCTGGCCTTCCAGTCGATCCTGGCGCGCGACTATCCGACCGTGCTGGGCATCCTGTTCTTCTCCACCCTGATCGTCATCATCGCGAACCTGCTGACCGACTTCGTGTCGCGCCTGCTGGACCCGCGCCTTGCCGGAGGTCGCTGA
- a CDS encoding aldehyde dehydrogenase family protein, whose amino-acid sequence MNISNDILSVDAAMARARSAQAGYEARGSQRRYDRAALAAGWAIMQPERNRQLAELAVRSTGLGNVADKIVKNHRKTLGLLRDIRGVATHGILSDDPETGITEIARPIGVIGAVVPSTNPAATPANNIINALKCGNAILLSPSPKGVACCEMLLGFIHAEFDRIGEDRDLVQMLPGQGSKAKTQRLLETADLVVVTGSQDNVRRAYESGTPAIGVGAGNVAVIVDETADLAAAAGKIAASKTFDSATSCSSENALIVVDAVYDAFLAALAAEGGAVLPPSEATGIVARLWQDGHMNREIIAQDAAVMIDKLGLAGKVPTGTRLIAVETEGIGPDHPLSGEKLSRIAALYRARDFGHAAELARRILLHQGAGHSVGLHSRDTGRPIWLGRELPVCRVIVNQAHCFATGGAFDNGLPFSLSMGCGSWGGNSIDANLNWRHFMQRTRVVRPIPPREPALDEIFGDYWQEVGQ is encoded by the coding sequence ATGAACATCTCGAACGATATTCTCTCGGTCGACGCGGCGATGGCGCGGGCGCGCAGCGCGCAGGCCGGATACGAGGCGCGGGGCAGCCAGCGCCGCTATGACCGCGCCGCCCTGGCCGCCGGCTGGGCGATCATGCAGCCCGAGCGCAACCGGCAACTGGCCGAGCTGGCGGTCCGCAGCACCGGGCTTGGCAATGTCGCCGACAAGATCGTCAAGAATCACCGCAAGACCCTGGGCCTTTTGCGCGACATCCGCGGCGTGGCCACGCATGGCATCCTGTCCGACGACCCCGAGACCGGCATCACCGAGATCGCCCGGCCCATCGGCGTGATCGGCGCGGTGGTGCCCTCGACCAACCCGGCGGCGACGCCCGCGAACAACATCATCAACGCGCTGAAATGCGGCAATGCCATCCTGCTGTCGCCCTCGCCCAAGGGCGTGGCCTGCTGCGAGATGCTGCTGGGCTTCATCCACGCCGAATTCGACCGCATCGGCGAGGATCGCGACCTCGTGCAGATGCTGCCGGGCCAGGGCAGCAAGGCCAAGACCCAGCGCCTGCTGGAGACCGCCGACCTGGTGGTGGTGACCGGCAGCCAGGACAACGTGCGCCGCGCCTATGAAAGCGGCACCCCAGCCATCGGCGTCGGCGCCGGCAATGTCGCGGTGATCGTGGACGAAACCGCCGACCTGGCGGCGGCGGCCGGCAAGATCGCCGCCTCGAAGACCTTCGACAGCGCCACCTCCTGCTCGTCGGAAAACGCGCTGATCGTGGTCGATGCGGTCTACGACGCCTTCCTGGCCGCGCTGGCGGCCGAGGGCGGTGCGGTGCTGCCGCCGTCCGAGGCGACGGGCATCGTTGCCCGGCTCTGGCAGGACGGGCACATGAACCGCGAGATCATCGCCCAGGATGCCGCGGTGATGATCGACAAGCTGGGACTGGCCGGCAAGGTCCCGACCGGCACCCGTCTGATCGCGGTCGAGACCGAGGGCATCGGTCCCGATCATCCGCTGTCGGGCGAAAAGCTCAGCCGCATCGCCGCGCTCTACCGCGCCCGCGATTTCGGCCATGCGGCCGAGCTGGCGCGGCGCATCCTGCTGCATCAGGGGGCGGGCCATTCGGTCGGGCTGCATTCGCGCGACACCGGCCGCCCGATCTGGCTGGGCCGCGAATTGCCGGTCTGCCGGGTCATCGTCAACCAGGCGCATTGCTTCGCCACCGGCGGCGCCTTCGACAACGGGCTGCCCTTCTCGCTGTCGATGGGCTGCGGCAGCTGGGGCGGCAATTCCATCGACGCCAACCTGAACTGGCGGCATTTCATGCAGCGCACCCGCGTCGTGCGGCCGATCCCGCCGCGCGAGCCGGCGCTGGACGAGATCTTTGGCGACTACTGGCAGGAGGTCGGGCAATGA
- a CDS encoding MFS transporter encodes MLRLTRFRTTDRVLFVICLMYLVTYIDRVNISTAAPAMQAELGLTNFELGLAFSAFAYPYALFQILGGRLGDRLGPHKTLIICGTVWSAATVMIGFVEGAVSLIIARVLLGMGEGSAFPTATRALSNWMPAEKRGFAQGITHAFARFGNALTPPLIAFLIIALSWRHAFVIVGLISFLWVALWWWYFRDDPRSHKGITPEELEALPDQKIVGERKTLPWGRLLKRMLPVTITDFCYGWTLWLFLNWIPSYFLHQHELDLKKSAIFAAGVFLAGVVGDLAGGWLSDGILRRTGNVSLARISVIILGFLGAFACMLPVMFSTDLVTVAISLSAAFFFAELIVAPIWATPMDIAPQYSGTASGFMNFGFGLAGMISPIVFGLIIDLTGRWDLPFAASLVLLLVGAACALLIRPDRPFRDDPADDDEGLGCDPQLAAAVSK; translated from the coding sequence ATGCTAAGGCTTACCCGATTCAGGACGACGGACCGGGTTCTGTTCGTCATCTGCCTGATGTATCTGGTCACCTATATCGACCGGGTCAACATCAGCACCGCCGCCCCCGCCATGCAGGCCGAACTGGGCCTGACGAATTTCGAGCTGGGGCTGGCGTTTTCCGCTTTCGCCTATCCCTATGCGCTGTTCCAGATCCTTGGCGGCCGTCTGGGCGACCGGCTGGGGCCGCACAAGACGCTGATCATCTGCGGCACGGTCTGGTCGGCCGCGACGGTGATGATCGGCTTCGTCGAGGGCGCGGTGTCGCTGATCATCGCGCGCGTGCTTCTGGGCATGGGCGAAGGCTCGGCCTTTCCGACCGCCACCCGGGCGCTCTCGAACTGGATGCCGGCCGAAAAGCGCGGCTTCGCGCAGGGCATCACCCATGCCTTCGCGCGCTTCGGCAATGCGCTGACCCCGCCGCTGATCGCCTTCCTGATCATCGCGCTGTCCTGGCGGCATGCCTTTGTCATCGTCGGCCTGATCAGCTTCCTGTGGGTGGCGCTGTGGTGGTGGTATTTCCGCGACGATCCCCGCAGCCACAAGGGCATCACGCCCGAAGAACTGGAGGCCCTGCCCGACCAGAAGATCGTGGGCGAGCGCAAGACCCTGCCCTGGGGCCGGCTGCTCAAGCGCATGTTGCCGGTGACGATCACCGATTTCTGCTATGGCTGGACGCTGTGGCTGTTCCTGAACTGGATCCCGTCCTATTTCCTGCACCAGCACGAGCTGGACCTGAAGAAATCCGCCATCTTCGCGGCCGGCGTCTTCCTGGCCGGGGTGGTGGGCGACCTGGCGGGCGGCTGGCTCAGCGACGGCATCCTGCGCCGCACCGGCAACGTGTCGCTGGCGCGGATCAGCGTCATCATCCTGGGCTTCCTTGGCGCCTTCGCCTGCATGCTGCCGGTGATGTTCTCGACCGATCTGGTCACCGTGGCGATCAGCCTCAGCGCGGCCTTCTTCTTCGCCGAGTTGATCGTGGCGCCGATCTGGGCCACGCCGATGGATATCGCGCCGCAATATTCCGGCACCGCCAGCGGCTTCATGAACTTCGGCTTCGGGCTGGCCGGGATGATCTCGCCCATCGTCTTCGGGCTGATCATCGATCTGACCGGGCGCTGGGACCTGCCCTTCGCGGCCTCGCTGGTCCTGCTGCTGGTGGGCGCGGCCTGCGCGCTGCTGATCCGCCCGGACCGCCCGTTCCGCGACGATCCCGCCGATGACGACGAAGGTCTCGGATGCGATCCGCAGCTGGCCGCCGCGGTGTCGAAATGA
- a CDS encoding LysR substrate-binding domain-containing protein → MHYTLKHLRYIEAAERHQSITAAAEALAVSPSSIAAAIDHVEAQLGQPVFARVPSRGIGPTSFGRKIIDEIRLLLVAQARFDGKIADLEQRIDGTARIACFTPLAPILLPTILCEVRERYPNLMIEVMEGNWEEVVRAVDTGDADFAFCYGLMNELAYRFLPLFVGHPHAALPAAHPLASGRFVTLEQLAPEPLVVLDLDLSRRYLMDLFATRGLKPNVVYSARSTDMMRALIAAGMCYGIFNIRPMSKQTYARGDLVRLPLAGEHDAPRAGVLTRRDVQLTPVCEAIIATCEMQAMRGEFDRAFVRPYLPQDF, encoded by the coding sequence ATGCATTACACCCTGAAGCACCTGCGCTATATCGAGGCGGCCGAGCGGCACCAGTCGATCACCGCCGCGGCCGAGGCGCTGGCGGTCTCGCCCTCGTCCATCGCCGCCGCCATCGACCATGTCGAGGCGCAGCTGGGCCAGCCGGTCTTTGCCCGCGTGCCCTCGCGCGGGATCGGGCCAACGAGCTTCGGGCGCAAGATCATCGACGAGATCCGGCTGCTGCTGGTGGCGCAGGCGCGCTTCGACGGCAAGATCGCCGACCTGGAGCAGCGCATCGACGGCACCGCCCGCATCGCCTGCTTCACGCCGCTGGCGCCGATCCTGCTGCCCACGATCCTGTGCGAGGTGCGCGAACGCTATCCGAACCTGATGATCGAGGTGATGGAGGGCAACTGGGAGGAGGTGGTGCGTGCCGTCGATACGGGCGACGCCGATTTCGCCTTCTGCTACGGGCTGATGAACGAGCTGGCCTATCGATTCCTGCCGCTTTTCGTCGGCCACCCCCATGCCGCGCTGCCGGCGGCGCATCCGCTGGCCAGCGGCCGCTTCGTCACGCTGGAGCAGCTGGCGCCCGAGCCGCTGGTGGTGCTGGACCTGGACCTGTCGCGGCGCTACCTGATGGACCTGTTCGCGACGCGCGGGCTCAAGCCGAACGTGGTCTATTCGGCGCGCTCGACCGACATGATGCGGGCGCTGATCGCGGCCGGCATGTGCTACGGCATCTTCAACATCCGCCCGATGAGCAAGCAGACCTATGCCCGCGGCGACCTGGTGCGCCTGCCGCTGGCCGGCGAGCACGACGCGCCGCGCGCCGGGGTTCTGACCCGGCGCGACGTGCAGCTGACCCCGGTTTGCGAAGCGATCATCGCCACTTGCGAGATGCAGGCGATGCGCGGCGAATTCGACCGCGCCTTCGTGCGGCCCTACCTTCCACAGGATTTCTGA